In the Drosophila biarmipes strain raj3 chromosome X, RU_DBia_V1.1, whole genome shotgun sequence genome, one interval contains:
- the LOC108024103 gene encoding nose resistant to fluoxetine protein 6, which translates to MVATRPATPLLLVLLALVGGGAGVGTGVPESPSVGEESYSSMSRLRRLSVEFFDRHQNITLLDLSPDLDLDQPSSADLKCLADLQVLANDVAAAKIWALKMIDSWGSLPSGILYGNLVDLGNFDECLGIDHSVASNHSVQGKYCLTRFPLAPSISHYLALRTAVCFPASCSSAHMDTMLRRLLQDLLNIEFDPDESLVREDTCKTAEREPYDGLTVFTIVVLSVLGALVALATLYDYSMCRDERALNPWVKAFSARANSRVLFRLVDTRSNPNVIDCLHGIRCLSFIWVVYGHAYLVYVYGPNMNYAHLDTWRRSAYSMLLQHAAYSVDTFFFLSGLLLVVIALRAMERTKGKLNVPLMYLHRFLRLTPVLALAVIVYMKILPRMGDGPLYGKVNFDDYTLCESTWYWTILYVQNYATHDICLGHSWYLAVDMQLYIIAPVILIGLFKWKRKAVAAIFVAMLLLAACLFSTMVIGDISLIAQTNDAMNKVYFSTHTRASPYLIGILFGYFLHVNRGKSFKLSRIAVTLGWLVSLALLFSCLFSVFGYAKQTVTPPILEEAFYLTFTRMAWPLGLCWVVFACMHGYGGLANSFLSSPLWQPMSKLSYCAYIFHMFMESLNAGLVRTNTYFSDYQVMLRFWGDFGFTMLLAFFAYILIEAPFGNVESLLLPVKKASPPVGESKSKSAPQGHDAPVPPLQNKSPLPQ; encoded by the exons ATGGTCGCCACTAGACCAGCTACTCCGCTGCTGCTTGTGCTCCTGGCCCTGGTGGGCGGCGGTGCCGGTGTCGGAACGGGGGTCCCTGAAAGCCCTTCGGTGGGAGAGGAGTCCTACAGCAGCATGTCCAGGCTCAGGCGCCTGTCAGTGGAGTTCTTCGATCGCCATCAGAACATAACTCTGTTGGATCTGAGCCCGGATCTGGATCTCGATCAGCCCTCGAGCGCGGATCTTAAGTGCCTGGCAGACCTCCAGGTCCTCGCGAACGACGTGGCGGCAGCCAAGATATGGGCTTTGAAAA TGATCGACTCGTGGGGCTCCTTGCCGTCGGGCATCCTGTACGGCAATCTGGTGGATCTGGGAAACTTCGACGAGTGCCTCGGCATTGACCACAGCGTCGCCAGCAACCACAGTGTCCAGGGAAAGTACTGCCTGACCAGGTTTCCTCTGGCGCCAAGTATCTCCCACTACTTGGCCCTAAGGACAGCGGTCTGCTTTCCCGCCTCCTGTTCCTCCGCCCACATGGACACAATGCTGCGAAGACTGTTGCAGGATCTTCTGAACATAGAGTTCGATCCGGATGAGTCCCTGGTGAGGGAGGACACCTGCAAAACTGCCGAGCGAGAGCCCTACGACGGCCTCACTGTGTTCACCAT AGTCGTCCTATCGGTACTAGGTGCCCTAGTGGCCCTCGCTACTCTCTATGACTACTCCATGTGTCGGGACGAAA GAGCCCTTAATCCCTGGGTCAAGGCCTTCTCAGCGCGCGCCAACTCCCGGGTCCTCTTCCGCTTGGTGGACACCAGGAGCAATCCCAACGTCATAGACTGCCTCCATGGCATTCGGTGCCTCTCGTTCATCTGGGTCGTCTACGGTCACGCATACCTCGTCTATGTGTACGGTCCCAATATGAACTATGCCCACCTAGACACG TGGCGTAGATCGGCGTATAGTATGTTATTGCAGCATGCAGCTTACTCGGTGGACACGTTCTTCTTCCTAAGCGGACTTTTGCTGGTGGTCATTGCCCTGCGTGCGATGGAGAG GACTAAGGGAAAGCTTAACGTGCCCCTGATGTATCTACATCGCTTCCTGCGCCTCACCCCGGTTCTTGCGCTGGCCGTTATCGTCTACATGAAGATACTGCCCCGAATGGGCGATGGTCCGCTGTACGGAAAAGTCAACTTTGATGACTACACCTTATGCGAGAGCACCTGGTACTGGACCATTTTGTATGTCCAGAACTATGCCACCCACGACATC TGCCTGGGGCATTCCTGGTACCTGGCCGTCGACATGCAGCTCTACATCATTGCACCCGTAATTCTGATCGGCCTCTTCAAATGGAAGAGGAAGGCAGTCGCCGCGATCTTCGTTGCAATGCTGCTCCTGGCCGCCTGTCTCTTCAGCACAATGGTTATTGGGGACATTTCCCT CATTGCCCAGACCAATGATGCGATGAACAAGGTCTACTTCTCCACCCACACTCGGGCGTCCCCGTACCTCATTGGCATCCTGTTTGGGTACTTCCTTCATGTCAACCGGGGCAAGTCCTTCAAGCTGAGCCGCATTGCAGTCACTCTGGGCTGGCTAGTTAGCCTGGCCCTGCTCTTCAGCTGCCTGTTCTCGGTCTTCGGCTATGCCAAGCAGACAGTAACGCCGCCCATTTTGGAGGAGGCCTTCTACCTGACCTTCACGCGGATGGCCTGGCCCCTGGGACTCTGCTGGGTGGTCTTCGCGTGCATGCATGGATACGGGGGGCTGGCCAACAGCTTCCTGTCCTCCCCGCTGTGGCAGCCCATGTCGAAGCTCTCCTACTGCGCCTACATTTTCCATATGTTCATGGAGAGCCTCAACGCCGGCCTAGTGCGCACCAACACCTACTTCAGTGACTACCAAGTG ATGCTTCGTTTCTGGGGAGACTTTGGATTCACTATGCTGTTGGCCTTTTTTGCTTATATCCTGATTGAGGCGCCCTTCGGAAACGTGGAAAGCCTCTTGTTGCCCGTAAAGAAGGCCAGTCCCCCCGTTGGGGAGTCCAAGTCCAAGTCAGCACCACAAGGACATGATGCGCCTGTTCCGCCGCTCCAAAACAAATCACCCCTTCCGCAGTAG
- the LOC108024263 gene encoding 40S ribosomal protein S10b, with protein MFMPKAHRVAIYEYLFKEGVIVAKKDFHAQKHPELESIPNLHVIKALQSLHSRGLVREQFAWRHYYWYLTNEGIEELRSYLHLPPEIVPSTLKRPARSETVRPRPAAGGPRGPGDASKTGEDRSAYRRAPGGSGVDKKGDVGPGAGEVEFRGGFGRGSRN; from the coding sequence ATGTTTATGCCAAAGGCCCATCGTGTCGCGATCTACGAGTACCTCTTCAAGGAGGGCGTGATCGTGGCCAAGAAGGATTTCCATGCCCAGAAGCACCCCGAGCTGGAGTCGATCCCCAACCTGCACGTGATCAAGGCCCTGCAGTCGCTGCACTCGCGCGGATTGGTCAGGGAGCAATTTGCCTGGCGCCACTACTACTGGTACCTCACCAACGAGGGCATCGAGGAGCTGCGCAGCTACCTGCACCTGCCGCCCGAGATCGTCCCCTCGACGCTGAAGCGCCCGGCCCGCTCGGAGACCGTCCGTCCCCGTCCCGCCGCCGGCGGTCCACGCGGACCCGGTGACGCCTCCAAGACTGGCGAGGATCGCTCTGCCTACCGACGTGCTCCAGGCGGCAGTGGTGTGGACAAGAAGGGCGACGTTGGACCCGGCGCCGGCGAAGTCGAGTTCCGCGGCGGATTTGGACGCGGATCGCGCAACTAA